A window of Zingiber officinale cultivar Zhangliang chromosome 5A, Zo_v1.1, whole genome shotgun sequence contains these coding sequences:
- the LOC121980562 gene encoding CDPK-related protein kinase-like, which translates to MKIEVSSSDQPSSSRSIRRFEPTSQLEDKLECMHRKVFGRFTAREAILDEEFWMTTPISIEDVRREVKILKALSNHNNLVKFYDACKDALNVYVVMELCEGGELLERILSRGGRYSEEDAKAIVIQILSVIVFCHLQGVVHRDLKPENFLFTTRDENAQMKLIDFGLSDFVKPG; encoded by the exons ATGAAG ATTGAGGTGTCTTCTAGTGATCAACCCTCGTCCAGTCGATCAATTCGACGCTTCGAGCCAACCAGTCAATTGGAGGACAAACTAGAATGCATGCACAGGAAGGTCTTCGGCCGTTTTACTGCCCGCGAGGCTATTCTTGATGAAGAATTTTGG ATGACAACACCAATATCAATTGAAGATGTTCGTAGAGAGGTCAAAATCCTCAAAGCCTTGTCCAACCATAATAATCTTGTCAAATTTTATGATGCATGTAAGGATGCACTTAACGTCTACGTAGTCATGGA ATTATGTGAAGGTGGAGAATTATTAGAAAGAATTTTATCCAG AGGGGGAAGGTACTCAGAGGAGGATGCAAAAGCTATAGTTATTCAAATACTAAGTGTAATCGTCTTTTGTCATCTTCAAGGTGTTGTGCATCGTGATTTAAAGCCAGAG AATTTTCTTTTCACCACCAGAGATGAAAATGCTCAGATGAAGTTGATTGATTTTGGCCTTTCCGATTTTGTTAAACCAG GTTAG